The DNA window ACAATAGAGAAATCTAAAAGAGAAACCGCTGCATGATGTAGATAATAGAACAGACATTGTGCTGATTATCTGATGCTGTGTTGAACCATTCATAGTAAAGCTCTCTGATTAATTAACACTAATTACTGTTGACAATTGAACTGAGGACAAACTAAATTAATACATACCACATTTAGAGTAAGGCATCGAGCTTCTACAAGAAAACCTATAGTCATTGTAGTATTCCATTGTAAACACAATGTTAGCACATGTCCACCAGAGCTGGGTCTGATAGAAAGAACCTGCGCACTCCTGCAAATTAACCAGCTATGATTGACAGATAGGGAGACTGATTAACCAAGTCACTGAGTGGAGGGCCCCAGAAGCTCTCGCTGCTTATAAGTAGTCAACTAAATCTCTCTACTTGGCCAGGCCATAGTCATTGTTGACAACAAATCTAGGTCAAAGGCCAATTAACCTGTCTTCTGGGGCACCTGCTGATAACCCTGCATGGAACAATTAATTGAACCCCCACAGGTCATAAAGTGCATAAAGACAGTGAAAAAACAGTAAAGGGGTTTAATCAAACAAATCCTCCcacacaataaaaaaataacctgCCCAATGGAATGATGACATGAGATACTAAGTGAATTACAAACCATAAAATTGTCAGAGAATTCAATGACATGATCATATCAGATGTTTCACATCTTGAAAACAATGAAGTGAATGAAAGACTTAATTACAGTTGTCAAAAACCCAGACAACAGCCAATCCCGAGAATTAACAATTGATGGACTGACAGACAAAATAGAACATTATCAGTGGCACGTAAAGCTGCGGTTTGCGTGACCTCGGAGATATTTACCCGAGTCTGTACCCAGTAGAGGGATTTCCACCAGTGGCCGATTCATGGCTACCTCTGCTTCATCTGGAAGAATTTCCAAATAATCATGACCACTCTCAGCCATTCATACTTAAATACCAAAGATGTCTTATTGATTTTCGTACAATACACAACATGTGGAGTCTCCTGTGATCAGAAAACAAGTGAGATTTGGGAAATGTCCAGCACTTTATCGGCTCTCTCCTGTGAGCCGACCTTTTTACAATACACTACAGATGGTTTTTCTATTCAGTACTTTACAGTTGTacaaggttcacagatatacaCACCTAATCAAACCGGTCGTGGGGGGATCTTTTGTAATCACACTCCTTGCCTCTCTCACCTGTTGACATTCAAATGTGGACATTTAATGCGGGTACAGATCCGTCAACAGCTACCATAACGAATTAGGATTTACGTACTAAGAACCTTATTAGTGCTGTATGCAAACTTAGAGGACGCTTCAATGACTTCACGAACAATATCACCTTCTATAATTCTATAAATGATAACAAAGCATGTCACTTGCACTCAGGTAAAGACAGAGAGGTGATAGTAAATCATAAATCATCCAACCAGACCATAAACACAAAACCAAAAACCAGGACCACTGAAAACTTTACAATTAATGTTTCTCCCAGTCTTAAATCCGTCATCAATAAAATCTACATTAAACATCCACATGCATGCaattatacttttttatacCCTGTGTAGATTCCTTGTATAGgtataaagataaataaaattaaatcaattagtCATGCAAATACATTGTGATTTCATGGAATTAACGTGGACTTTTGTTTGAACAGTTGTATCATTACTGATAAAAATGAACATCAATGGACTGCGTTATCAAGGGAGATAACTCGGAATAAATTCAAAAGCAGAGAGAAGATTCAGATAAATCCTacattctaaaattttaaatcagattctgaaaattctaaaaattatgaggttatttgaaatttgaaataatctGAAATAAAcgatgcatttatttttatcattagttTCAGTATGACTTTCAAAGATGTGATACATTGATACCTTTTCATTATTTAGTGCAAgattattttctttcaaataacaTACATGAATAAGTAGTAAAATAAAAACCCGTGTAACCCTctccaaataatttttttaaagacattcaGGTTAATACCCCCTCCCTCCATTGCAGCTAATGTATTACTGCTAGGTAATCTCTATGTCATTTATACTAACTGTgtttatttgtctttttttcttttaacctACATATAGTACCAAACAATACTTGAAGTGAATTGAGGGAAATTATAATTTACTGGTACAATAATTTTTAGTATATCACAtcgaaaaaaaatcagtcaTGTACATATTGATAAGTTGGCAGTATGTGTGACTGCTTACTATCGGGTACTAAGTGTTCCTTTTATAACCTGTAATTAGCATACACCTGTATTTACCTTTGAGATGAGTTTTGGGGGTGGGTCCCATCTTTTGGCTGAGGTGGACCAGTGCCTTGGCCTCCAGTGGCTGCAGGTAATTCTCAGGTAGAGCCACCCTCAGCTTCTCTCCCTCCTTCACATTCTCCCCCGCCCCACTGTCCTGTTTGTCCTCTGTCCCCTCACTGTCCTCCGTCCCCGGCAATCTCTGAGATATCCTCCCAAGGTGTATGCTTTGGTACTCGTTTCTTCGATGATCCTCATCCATAATGGGGGTCACTgctgtacatgtattgtcaTGGTGACAACTAAGTAATTGTCCTGTAGATCTGTATGATGGAAAAATAGGGGCATTTCTTAAgacataatattgaaaaactgtaaatataaatcaaGTTAGAGAGACTTAGTTTTACCAGTTCATGTTTGTAAATGATTTTGTCTAATTCTGTTTTAATAAAACTACCGGCAATACAAAGATAAAATAATATCAGTCTCAAATGATTTGATTGTAGGATGGTTCATTGAACTTTTCGTGTCCTTTAATTAATTCATATCCTTACACTTTTGTATGGAAAATTCAcctacagtaaaaaaaattttgcatgCATCGA is part of the Crassostrea angulata isolate pt1a10 chromosome 3, ASM2561291v2, whole genome shotgun sequence genome and encodes:
- the LOC128175016 gene encoding uncharacterized protein LOC128175016; translated protein: MDEDHRRNEYQSIHLGRISQRLPGTEDSEGTEDKQDSGAGENVKEGEKLRVALPENYLQPLEAKALVHLSQKMGPTPKTHLKGERGKECDYKRSPHDRFD